A window from Drosophila subobscura isolate 14011-0131.10 chromosome O, UCBerk_Dsub_1.0, whole genome shotgun sequence encodes these proteins:
- the LOC117899138 gene encoding MICOS complex subunit Mic60 isoform X1, which produces MYRLAVRDQCKCALQRSLQTTTNGRHYSSNNSGSSSSRREGSSSRSGHENGHGLPPPPHMREAGFGKFLVLVAPLAAVGGVITYAKYDDGFRKMVEKKVPGAEAVIKVALQEEPPFKGITQSVNEQIDKVKSGYDTVSSSVNSVTSKVTGLFGGSSSSGSDKPKSPEPKVQPLKSEAPEVKKPAPAPAAKTEAKTAKPAAAPAPAPPAPAPKAVAQPLPKEVVELEKAIELSAKLAVKEYNAAIAVLKGFNEDVRRVVDRAVETGENTLWTTLRNRASARDTAVATAEKAAREAQEKIVACEIALSGVATAENHKQVETVRNKIKKLVDHIANVKDDLYRHKDTASVSDKYWRNVEQARNYFIDEIEAIFPGLRLSDKKLNLSKEDLDLFILHAYTHVLAYQKELQRLQTDGELRLKRAIDSVRGDNDSEALRAQLDYHLEAERRKLAVENQKKIFHIHAESDKQLRLQLKKQAEAHADHIKDIVAQRESDLTRSFKRELDDKLATEKANYKLQLATMLGKLRGMDAALADRADAERTANQSQALWAACQALWASVRNATPGVSYKDKLRPLKNEINAIAKVSKGDDLVAAVLESMPREAQERGVYPEDALRERFLNVERVARRLALVPEEGASLPIYVMSYLQSIFIMRADNPISTDELDNKPFDYSKLDTYDILNRARYYVDRSNFLLALKYLNLLQGAPRKVAGEWMKEVRLMLEMQQAANTLMSHAAASGLLYL; this is translated from the exons atgtaTCGGCTAGCGGTTCGAGATCAGTGCAAGTGCGCCTTGCAG CGCTCcctgcaaacaacaacaaatggcaggcattacagcagcaacaacagcggcagcagcagcagcagaagggagggaagcagcagcagaagtggaCATGAAAATGGACATGGTCTACCACCGCCGCCACATATGCGAGAAGCTGGCTTCGGCAAGTTTTTAGTCCTAGTCGCTCCCCTGGCTGCTGTCGGCGGTGTAATCACCTACGCCAA GTACGACGATGGCTTCCGAAAAATGGTGGAGAAGAAAGTGCCCGGGGCCGAGGCGGTGATCAAAGTGGCCCTTCAGGAGGAGCCACCATTCAAGGGAATCACTCAGAGTGTCAACGAACAAATCGACAAGGTGAAATCAGGCTACGACACGGTCAGCTCCTCAGTGAACTCTGTGACCTCCAAGGTGACGGGTTTGtttggcggcagcagcagcagcggcagcgacaagCCCAAGAGTCCGGAGCCCAAGGTCCAGCCTCTGAAGAGCGAAGCTCCCGAGGTTAAGAAACCTGCCCCTGCGCCAGCAGCCAAAACTGAAGCGAAAACTGCCAAGCCCgccgcagctccagctccagcgccaccagctccagcacccAAGGCAGTCGCCCAACCCCTGCCCAAGGAGGTCGTCGAGCTGGAGAAGGCCATTGAGCTGTCGGCCAAGCTGGCAGTCAAGGAATACAATGCTGCCATTGCCGTGCTCAAGGG cttcAATGAGGATGTGCGTCGTGTGGTCGACAGGGCTGTGGAGACCGGCGAGAATACGCTCTGGACAACCCTGAGGAACCGTGCCAGTGCCCGGGACACAGCCGTTGCCACAGCAGAGAAAGCAGCGCGCGAGGCTCAGGAGAAGATCG TGGCCTGTGAGATTGCCCTGAGCGGAGTGGCCACGGCAGAGAACCACAAGCAGGTGGAGACTGTGCGAAACAAGATCAAAAAGCTGGTGGATCATATTGCCAACGTCAAGGATGACCTGTATAGGCATAAGGATACGGCCAGTGTGTCGGACAAGTACTGGCGCAATGTGGAACAGGCTCGCAACTATTTCATCGATGAAATCGAGGCCATCTTCCCCGGCCTTCGGCTCTCCGACAAGAAGCTCAATCTCTCCAAGGAGGATCTCGATCTCTTCATTCTTCACGCCTACACCCATGTCCTGGCCTaccagaaggagctgcagcgcctgcaAACCGACGGCGAGCTGCGTCTCAAGCGGGCCATCGACTCGGTGCGTGGCGACAACGATTCGGAGGCTCTGCGCGCCCAACTGGACTACCACCTGGAGGCGGAGCGACGCAAGCTGGCTGTGGAGAACCAGAAGAAGATCTTCCACATCCATGCGGAGTCCGATAAGCAGCTGCGTCTGCAGCTCAAGAAGCAGGCCGAGGCCCATGCCGATCACATCAAGGACATTGTGGCTCAGCGCGAGTCAGATCTGACGCGCAGCTTCAAGCGTGAGCTGGATGACAAGCTGGCCACTGAGAAGGCCAACTACAAGTTGCAGCTGGCCACAATGCTGGGCAAGCTGCGCGGCATGGATGCTGCCCTCGCGG ACCGCGCCGATGCCGAGCGTACGGCCAACCAGTCGCAGGCCTTGTGGGCTGCGTGCCAGGCCCTGTGGGCTTCTGTCCGCAACGCCACCCCAGGCGTCAGCTACAAAGACAAGCTGCGTCCACTGAAGAACGAAAtcaatgccattgccaaggTGTCAA AGGGAGACGATCTGGTGGCGGCTGTGTTGGAGAGCATGCCACGGGAGGCCCAAGAGCGCGGTGTCTATCCCGAGGACGCGCTGCGCGAGCGTTTCCTCAACGTGGAACGTGTGGCCAGGAGGCTAGCCTTGGTGCCCGAGGAGGGGGCCAGTCTGCCCATCTATGTTATGTCTTATCTGCAGTCGATCTTTATAATGCGAGCTGATAATCCCATATCCACGGACGAACTCGACAACAAACCCTTCGATTACAGCAAATTGGACACCTATGACATACTGAACAGGGCCAG GTACTACGTGGATCGCAGCAACTTCCTGCTGGCCTTGAAGTACTTGAACCTGCTCCAGGGTGCGCCACGCAAGGTCGCTGGCGAATGGATGAAGGAGGTCCGCCTCATGCTGGAGatgcagcaggcggccaaCACACTGATGTCCCATGCCGCCGCCAGCGGTCTTCTGTATTTGTAG
- the LOC117899145 gene encoding uncharacterized protein LOC117899145 isoform X2, with the protein MSFQRGTSGGHIQAPSGHKLTTKQKRLPARAPWHNELYKYNTSPHSEMSSAPYKKSYAPPREEARLGVSICARCINKKVSPMESTASLYSKSFSHPSRPSNRHLGFSALDRSRLDMISSSRHSQLLNCLRLNVSTSSHCSDVSKRLKELARSKQPPKIFSAKQPWHLTGSMRTFQPSERLLKLACSTRPSTRKLYNPFSVALRALTYKATERINLLAVPKKKTPTIDVSLEIPSRPTRKRLPGQQTPRLKNLATPKLREDTTIRRKPYTVRRRAMRAKLTPRLEKLAQPRQLHSRSGKEKESLPV; encoded by the exons ATGTCGTTTCAACGTGGAACCAGTGGTGGCCACATCCAGGCTCCTTCCGGCCACAAGCTGACGACTAAGCAAAAAAGACTTCCAGCACGGGCGCCATGGCACAACGAACTTTACAAGTATAACACCTCGCCGCACTCGGAGATGTCCAGTGCTCCGTACAAGAAGTC CTATGCACCCCCACGGGAAGAGGCCCGGCTAGGCGTATCCATTTGCGCTCGCTGCATTAACAAAAAAGTCTCACCAATGGAATCCACTGCGAGTTTATATTCCAAATCTTTCTCACACCCCTCAAGACCGTCAAACAGACATTTAGGATTCTCGGCCCTTGATCGTTCGCGTCTTGATATGATTTCCTCGTCTCGTCATTCCCAACTGCTCAATTGTCTCCGTCTAAATGTGAGCACGTCATCCCATTGTTCTGATGTATCCAAGCGGCTCAAGGAGCTGGCCCGAAGCAAGCAGCCGCCAAAGATTTTCAGTGCCAAGCAGCCCTGGCATCTAACCGGGTCGATGCGGACCTTTCAGCCCAGCGAACGACTCCTGAAATTGGCCTGCAGCACGAGACCATCCACCAGGAAGCTGTACAATCCATTCAGTGTGGCTCTGCGGGCCCTAACCTACAAAG CCACTGAACGCATTAACCTGCTGGCagtgcccaaaaaaaagacaccGACTATTGATGTATCCCTGGAGATCCCATCCCGACCGACTCGCAAAAGACTCCCCGGCCAGCAAACTCCGCGCCTGAAGAACCTGGCCACGCCAAAGCTGCGGGAGGACACCACGATCCGTCGAAAGCCCTACACAGTACGGCGTAGGGCAATGAGGGCCAAGCTGACGCCGCGTCTGGAGAAACTGGCCCAGCCGAGGCAGCTGCACAGTCGCAgcggaaaagaaaaagaaagtcTACCGGTCTAA
- the LOC117899138 gene encoding MICOS complex subunit Mic60 isoform X2, producing the protein MYRLAVRDQCKCALQRSLQTTTNGRHYSSNNSGSSSSRREGSSSRSGHENGHGLPPPPHMREAGFGKFLVLVAPLAAVGGVITYAKYDDGFRKMVEKKVPGAEAVIKVALQEEPPFKGITQSVNEQIDKVKSGYDTVSSSVNSVTSKVTGLFGGSSSSGSDKPKSPEPKVQPLKSEAPEVKKPAPAPAAKTEAKTAKPAAAPAPAPPAPAPKAVAQPLPKEVVELEKAIELSAKLAVKEYNAAIAVLKGFNEDVRRVVDRAVETGENTLWTTLRNRASARDTAVATAEKAAREAQEKIVACEIALSGVATAENHKQVETVRNKIKKLVDHIANVKDDLYRHKDTASVSDKYWRNVEQARNYFIDEIEAIFPGLRLSDKKLNLSKEDLDLFILHAYTHVLAYQKELQRLQTDGELRLKRAIDSVRGDNDSEALRAQLDYHLEAERRKLAVENQKKIFHIHAESDKQLRLQLKKQAEAHADHIKDIVAQRESDLTRSFKRELDDKLATEKANYKLQLATMLGKLRGMDAALAEIEDEFQGIPDPQLDSFK; encoded by the exons atgtaTCGGCTAGCGGTTCGAGATCAGTGCAAGTGCGCCTTGCAG CGCTCcctgcaaacaacaacaaatggcaggcattacagcagcaacaacagcggcagcagcagcagcagaagggagggaagcagcagcagaagtggaCATGAAAATGGACATGGTCTACCACCGCCGCCACATATGCGAGAAGCTGGCTTCGGCAAGTTTTTAGTCCTAGTCGCTCCCCTGGCTGCTGTCGGCGGTGTAATCACCTACGCCAA GTACGACGATGGCTTCCGAAAAATGGTGGAGAAGAAAGTGCCCGGGGCCGAGGCGGTGATCAAAGTGGCCCTTCAGGAGGAGCCACCATTCAAGGGAATCACTCAGAGTGTCAACGAACAAATCGACAAGGTGAAATCAGGCTACGACACGGTCAGCTCCTCAGTGAACTCTGTGACCTCCAAGGTGACGGGTTTGtttggcggcagcagcagcagcggcagcgacaagCCCAAGAGTCCGGAGCCCAAGGTCCAGCCTCTGAAGAGCGAAGCTCCCGAGGTTAAGAAACCTGCCCCTGCGCCAGCAGCCAAAACTGAAGCGAAAACTGCCAAGCCCgccgcagctccagctccagcgccaccagctccagcacccAAGGCAGTCGCCCAACCCCTGCCCAAGGAGGTCGTCGAGCTGGAGAAGGCCATTGAGCTGTCGGCCAAGCTGGCAGTCAAGGAATACAATGCTGCCATTGCCGTGCTCAAGGG cttcAATGAGGATGTGCGTCGTGTGGTCGACAGGGCTGTGGAGACCGGCGAGAATACGCTCTGGACAACCCTGAGGAACCGTGCCAGTGCCCGGGACACAGCCGTTGCCACAGCAGAGAAAGCAGCGCGCGAGGCTCAGGAGAAGATCG TGGCCTGTGAGATTGCCCTGAGCGGAGTGGCCACGGCAGAGAACCACAAGCAGGTGGAGACTGTGCGAAACAAGATCAAAAAGCTGGTGGATCATATTGCCAACGTCAAGGATGACCTGTATAGGCATAAGGATACGGCCAGTGTGTCGGACAAGTACTGGCGCAATGTGGAACAGGCTCGCAACTATTTCATCGATGAAATCGAGGCCATCTTCCCCGGCCTTCGGCTCTCCGACAAGAAGCTCAATCTCTCCAAGGAGGATCTCGATCTCTTCATTCTTCACGCCTACACCCATGTCCTGGCCTaccagaaggagctgcagcgcctgcaAACCGACGGCGAGCTGCGTCTCAAGCGGGCCATCGACTCGGTGCGTGGCGACAACGATTCGGAGGCTCTGCGCGCCCAACTGGACTACCACCTGGAGGCGGAGCGACGCAAGCTGGCTGTGGAGAACCAGAAGAAGATCTTCCACATCCATGCGGAGTCCGATAAGCAGCTGCGTCTGCAGCTCAAGAAGCAGGCCGAGGCCCATGCCGATCACATCAAGGACATTGTGGCTCAGCGCGAGTCAGATCTGACGCGCAGCTTCAAGCGTGAGCTGGATGACAAGCTGGCCACTGAGAAGGCCAACTACAAGTTGCAGCTGGCCACAATGCTGGGCAAGCTGCGCGGCATGGATGCTGCCCTCGCGG AGATAGAGGACGAGTTTCAAGGTATACCTGACCCGCAGTTAGACAGCTTTAAGTGA
- the LOC117899143 gene encoding uncharacterized protein LOC117899143 gives MIKRLKCDLSPELTTCLKLADKDRSDCCRIQDPIPYDGECFMKDIGNELSKLYRRHERMFVKRRRIMEMALPIRRRCRYVPKCPCQFSKNIEIVRADQPSYTRTEQLALPTVRRLLNRRQLAISTGDTIGESILNRLLRYSYLSLYSRLMNIQPLKKPVKKKKTTKRQKARQNKFFAKMAVPKVVPKPPKLERQSKEISPGRLKKLSRPKRYVEEVKPQWELTETMRKYKPTKRIKIMAKHHDRENVHINESPEKVAPNALTYKPSARIKEMSQPLTMHEANTVPADIKENPFAIAPNALKYKASSRMKELAEPKEFENTHIRENPFAISPAALKAKATPRLIELAKPKGG, from the exons ATGATCAAGAGATTGAAATGCGATCTCAGTCCGGAGCTGACCACATGTCTCAAGTTGGCGGACAAAGATCGATCCGATTGTTGCCGGATTCAGGATCCCATTCCGTATGATGGCGAGTGCTTCATGAAGGACATTGGCAATGAGCTGTCCAAGCTCTACCGTCGCCATGAGCGCATGTTCGTTAAACGACGACGGATCATGGAGATGGCCTTGCCCATTCGCCGACGATGTCGCTACGTACCCAAGTGCCCCTGTCAGTTTAGCAAGAACATCGAGATTGTTCGCGCCGATCAGCCCAGCTACACGCGCACGGAGCAGCTGGCACTGCCCACAGTGCGGCGGCTACTCAATCGCAGGCAGCTCGCCATCAGCACGGGCGATACCATCGGTGAATCCATCCTGAATCGACTGCTCCGCTATAGCTATCTCTCGCTCTACAGTCGACTCATGAACATACAGCCACTGAAGAAACC TgttaaaaagaagaaaacgacgaaaaggcaaaaggctcGGCAGAACAAGTTCTTCGCAAAGATGGCCGTCCCGAAGGTGGTGCCGAAACCACCGAAGCTG GAACGACAATCGAAGGAGATCAGTCCGGGTCGGCTCAAGAAACTGTCGCGTCCCAAGCGCTACGTAGAGGAGGTCAAGCCCCAGTGGGAGCTAACGGAAACTATGCGCAAATACAAGCCGACCAAACGCATCAAGATTATGGCCAAGCACCACGATCGCGAGAATGTCCACATTAACGAGAGTCCGGAGAAGGTGGCGCCCAATGCCCTGACTTACAAAC CGAGTGCCCGCATCAAGGAGATGTCCCAGCCTCTGACAATGCACGAAGCGAATACTGTGCCGGCGGACATCAAGGAAAACCCCTTCGCCATCGCCCCGAATGCCCTCAAATACAAGGCCTCGTCCCGCATGAAGGAGCTGGCCGAACCGAAGGAGTTCGAGAACACCCACATACGCGAGAATCCGTTTGCCATCTCGCCGGCGGCGCTCAAGGCCAAGGCCACGCCACGTCTCATCGAACTGGCCAAGCCCAAGGGCGGCTAA
- the LOC117899145 gene encoding uncharacterized protein LOC117899145 isoform X1 gives MSFQRGTSGGHIQAPSGHKLTTKQKRLPARAPWHNELYKYNTSPHSEMSSAPYKKSDPYSYAPPREEARLGVSICARCINKKVSPMESTASLYSKSFSHPSRPSNRHLGFSALDRSRLDMISSSRHSQLLNCLRLNVSTSSHCSDVSKRLKELARSKQPPKIFSAKQPWHLTGSMRTFQPSERLLKLACSTRPSTRKLYNPFSVALRALTYKATERINLLAVPKKKTPTIDVSLEIPSRPTRKRLPGQQTPRLKNLATPKLREDTTIRRKPYTVRRRAMRAKLTPRLEKLAQPRQLHSRSGKEKESLPV, from the exons ATGTCGTTTCAACGTGGAACCAGTGGTGGCCACATCCAGGCTCCTTCCGGCCACAAGCTGACGACTAAGCAAAAAAGACTTCCAGCACGGGCGCCATGGCACAACGAACTTTACAAGTATAACACCTCGCCGCACTCGGAGATGTCCAGTGCTCCGTACAAGAAGTC GGACCCTTACAGCTATGCACCCCCACGGGAAGAGGCCCGGCTAGGCGTATCCATTTGCGCTCGCTGCATTAACAAAAAAGTCTCACCAATGGAATCCACTGCGAGTTTATATTCCAAATCTTTCTCACACCCCTCAAGACCGTCAAACAGACATTTAGGATTCTCGGCCCTTGATCGTTCGCGTCTTGATATGATTTCCTCGTCTCGTCATTCCCAACTGCTCAATTGTCTCCGTCTAAATGTGAGCACGTCATCCCATTGTTCTGATGTATCCAAGCGGCTCAAGGAGCTGGCCCGAAGCAAGCAGCCGCCAAAGATTTTCAGTGCCAAGCAGCCCTGGCATCTAACCGGGTCGATGCGGACCTTTCAGCCCAGCGAACGACTCCTGAAATTGGCCTGCAGCACGAGACCATCCACCAGGAAGCTGTACAATCCATTCAGTGTGGCTCTGCGGGCCCTAACCTACAAAG CCACTGAACGCATTAACCTGCTGGCagtgcccaaaaaaaagacaccGACTATTGATGTATCCCTGGAGATCCCATCCCGACCGACTCGCAAAAGACTCCCCGGCCAGCAAACTCCGCGCCTGAAGAACCTGGCCACGCCAAAGCTGCGGGAGGACACCACGATCCGTCGAAAGCCCTACACAGTACGGCGTAGGGCAATGAGGGCCAAGCTGACGCCGCGTCTGGAGAAACTGGCCCAGCCGAGGCAGCTGCACAGTCGCAgcggaaaagaaaaagaaagtcTACCGGTCTAA
- the LOC117899141 gene encoding isocitrate dehydrogenase [NAD] subunit beta, mitochondrial: MSMLARTLGRTALQAAAARGVHTSSTLNDVRTGSKLKDGAHYGANRTTCTLIPGDGVGPEIVYALQEVFKAANVPVDFESYFLSEINPVLSAKLEDVVASIQKNKVCIKGILATPDYSNVGDLQTLNMKLRKDLDLYANVVHVRSLPGIKTRHTNIDTVIIREQTEGEYSALEHESVPGIVECLKIVTAKKSMRIAKFAFDYATKNQRKKVTAVHKANIMKLGDGLFLRCCEDVAKLYPRIQFEKMIVDNTTMQMVSNPNQFDVMVTPNLYGAIVDNLASGLVGGAGVVAGASYSAETVVFEPGARHTFAGAVGKNVANPTAMMLCGVKLLRHINLPTYSEAIFNAINKVLNDGKVRTKDLGGQSTTMDFTRAVIANLH, translated from the exons ATGTCAATGCTGGCCAGAACCCTAGGACGCACCGCTTTGCAG GCAGCGGCTGCACGCGGTGTGCACACCTCATCGACCCTCAATGATGTTCGTACAGGCAGCAAATTAAAGGATGGAGCCCACTATGGAGCCAATAGAACCACCTGTACACTGATTCCCGGCGACGGTGTGGGTCCCGAGATCGTGTACGCCCTGCAGGAGGTCTTCAAG GCAGCTAATGTGCCCGTGGATTTCGAGTCGTACTTCCTGTCGGAGATCAACCCCGTACTGAGTGCCAAGCTGGAGGATGTGGTGGCCTCCATTCAGAAGAACAAAGTCTGCATTAAG GGTATTTTGGCCACTCCCGATTACAGCAATGTGGGCGACCTGCAAACCCTGAACATGAAGCTGCGCAAAGATCTGGACCTGTACGCCAATGTGGTGCACGTGCGTAGCTTGCCCGGCATCAAGACGCGACACACCAACATCGACACGGTCATCATCCGTGAGCAAACCGAGGGCGAGTACTCGGCGCTGGAGCACGAATCGGTGCCCGGAATTGTGGAGTGCCTGAAGATCGTCACTGCCAAGAAGTCGATGCGCATCGCCAAGTTTGCCTTTGACTATGCAACCAAGAACCAGCGCAAGAAGGTCACCGCCGTGCACAAGGCCAACATCATGAAGCTGGGCGATGGCCTCTTCCTAAGGTGTTGCGAGGACGTCGCGAAGCTGTATCCCCGCATCCAGTTTGAGAAGATGATCGTGGACAACACGACCATGCAGATGGTGTCCAATCCGAATCAGTTTGATGTAATGGTAACCCCCAATCTGTATGGTGCCATTGTGGATAACCTGGCCTCTGGTTTGGTGGGCGGTGCTGGTGTGGTTGCTGGTGCCTCCTACTCGGCGGAGACGGTTGTGTTCGAGCCT GGTGCACGTCACACCTTTGCCGGCGCCGTGGGCAAGAATGTGGCCAATCCAACGGCAATGATGCTGTGCGGCGTGAAGCTGCTGCGCCACATCAACCTGCCCACTTACAGCGAGGCCATCTTCAATGCCATCAACAAGGTGCTAAATGACGGCAAGGTGCGCACCAAGGACCTGGGTGGACAGTCCACCACAATGGACTTTACCCGCGCCGTCATTGCCAATCTGCACTAG